CGGGTTTTGATGGAACATGGGTAGCACACCCCGACTTGGTAGCTGTAGCATTAGTACCTTTTAATAAAGCTTTGGGAGATGCCCCGCACCAAAAAAACCAATTGCTTGAAAATGAGCATATTGATGCAAAAAATCTGATAGATTTTAGGATACCCAATTCGTCAATAACTGAAGCGGGTATCAGAATGAATATACAAGTAGGTATTTTGTATATCGAATCGTGGTTGCGTGGTATTGGAGCGGCTGCTATTCATAACTTAATGGAAGATGCCGCAACAGCCGAAATATCAAGGGCTCAGGTATGGCAGTGGCTTCGTCATGGTGCTAGTACCAATACTGGCCAACTAATAGATTTGGCGTATTATAAATTCCTTTTGGCCGATGAAATCCAGAAAATCAAGCAGTTAGTAGGAGAAGAACGTTATGGAAAAGGTAAGTTTTTTGATGCTATTGAGCTATTTGATAAACTTGTTACACAAGAAAACTTTGATTATTTCTTAACCACCGATGCCTACGATATTTTGCTTGAACAAGAGCAAGTAGAGCAGGAAAACCAATAAAGTAGATTACCCCAAGCGTATCTTATAACAAAACAAAACTTTTAAAACCATGAAAATTTCACAAGAAGAAAGAATCCAACAGTTGGTAACTGATTGGAGTACAAACCCTCGTTGGGAAGGAATTGAACGCCCTTATAGTGCCGAAGAAGTAGCCCGTTTGGCTGGTTCGTACAAATTGGATTATAGTATTGCCCGTATGGGAGCCGAACGCTTGTGGGACTTGTTGAAAAAAGATAAATGGGTAGCTGGATTGGGTGCATTGACAGGCAACCAAGCAGTACAAGAGGTACAGGCTGGAATGAAAGCCATTTATTTGTCGGGATGGCAAGTAGCAGCCGATGCCAACCTTTCGGGCAATATGTACCCCGACCAAAGTTTGTACCCTGCCGATAGCGTTCCTGCTGTAGTAAAACGTATTAATAATGCTTTGCTTCGTGCCGACCAAATTCAAAATGTAAATGGCGATGGCGATACCCACTGGATGGTGCCTATCGTAGCCGATGCTGAGGCTGGTTTTGGAGGTAATTTGAATGCCTTTGAATTGATGAAATGGATGATTGAGGCAGGTGCTTCGGGTGTACACTTTGAAGACCAATTGTCGTCTGCCAAAAAATGTGGCCACTTAGGCGGAAAAGTATTAGTACCAACCCAAGAAGCTATCAATAAATTAGTAGCAGCACGTTTGGCTGCCGATGTACTAGGTGTACCAACCTTGGTAATTGCTCGTACCGATGCCGAAGCGGCTAATTTGATTACATCGGATATAGATGAAAGAGATTTGAAATTTATCCAAGCCGACAAAGGAAGGACTTCTGAAGGATTTTTTCATGTGAAAAATGGTTTAGAGCAAGGTATCGACCGAGGTATCAGTTATGCTCCTTACTCAGATTTGATTTGGATGGAAACGGGTAATCCTGATATAGGTATGGCACGTGAGTTTGCTCAGGGAATTCATGCCAAATACCCAGGCAAAATGTTGGCTTACAACTGTTCGCCTTCGTTCAACTGGGCTAAGTTTATGGATGTCAACAAAATGGAAACATTCCGTGAGGAGTTAGCAGATTTGGGTTACAAATTCCAGTTTATTACTTTGGCTGGTTTCCACGCATTAAATACTGCAATGTTCGAGTTGTCGAGTGCTTACGTAAAACGTGGTATGGCTGGTTTCTCTGAATTACAACAACGTGAGTTTGCATTACAAGCAGAAGGGTTCAAAGCCGTAAAACACCAAGCTTTTGTAGGAACGGGTTATTTTGATGCTATTCAAAATACAGTAACTGGTGGTTTGGCTTCGACGGGTGCTTTGAAAGGCTCGACAGAAGAAGAGCAATTTCATTAGAAATATTGGGTAAATGAATAATTGTGAGTTTTGGCAAAGTAGCAATAGCAACATTCACAATTCATTTATTACAATTTAATTACTAAATATTTAGGTGAATAGTTTGGTTTGGAAAAAGCCTGTTTATGCTTTTCAAGCAGGCTTTTCTTTTAGCAATAGTCATGTGTTATACCAATATTCATCAGTGTTTAAGCTTTTGTTTAGTAGTACTTTAGGGTAACTTTTCGGATAGCTTATGTATTCTAAAGTAGGAGAGTGGTTTTACTTATTCACCAAAATTAATCAAGGGCAAAGTAGTGCTTTTGCCCTTATAAGATAACTATAAAAAAAAATGTTATGAAACATGATATGCTTGCAGTTGACCTCAGTAAAACTGCCAAACCAACCGTAAATCATCCAGTGTTCAAACAGCATGGCAACACCCTTCTAAACCTTCGTGTGCCAGCGTTGATTGAAGAGGCATTAAATAACAAAGAAGGGGTTTTGACCGATTCGGGGGCTTTTATGTGCGACACAGGGAAATTTACAGGGCGTTCGCCAAAAGACAAGTTTTGTGTGTATGACGACAAAACAGCCGAAACAGTTTGGTGGGGCGATATCAATCACTCGTTTGATGCCGATAAATTTGAAGCATTATACCAAAAAATGATTGCTTTTGTAGCTGACAAAAAATTGTATGCTCGTTATTCGTATGCTTGTGCTTCGCCAAAACATCGTTTGAATGTATTAGTAATCAATACTTTGGCTTGGCATAACTTGTTTTGTAATCATTTGTTTTTGCGTCCAGAGGAAGACGAATTGGATACCTTCGAGCCAGAATGGGTAATCTTGAATGTACCCGAGTTTGAGGCTATTCCAGAGGTAGATGGAACACGCCAAGGCAATTTTACCATCATTGATTTTACCCGAAAAATTATATTGATTGGTGGTACAGGCTATGCTGGCGAAATGAAAAAGGGAATTTTTACAGTTCTGAATTATATTTTACCACAAGAAAAACAAGTATTGTCTATGCACTGCTCGGCCAATATTGGCCAAAAAGGAGATACCGCATTATTCTTCGGGCTGTCGGGTACAGGAAAAACGACTCTATCGGCCGACCCTGAGCGTAAGCTCATCGGCGATGACGAACACGGCTGGTCGGACGATGAAGTATTCAATTTTGAAGGAGGGTGCTATGCCAAAGTAATTAACTTGAGTGCCGAACAAGAACCCGAAATCTTTGGAGCAATTCGCTATGGCTCTATTCTAGAAAATACACGATTTATAGAGGGAACATCTACCGTTGACTATACCAATCAGTCGGTTACCGAAAATACCCGCACAGCTTATCCCATTAGCTATATTCCGAATGTAGCCAAGCCGTCGATAGGAAGTGCCCCTAAAAATATCTTCTTCTTAACAGCCGATGCCTTTGGGGTTTTGCCTCCGATTGCTCGTTTGAATAAAGAACAGGCTATGTTTTATTTTGTGTCGGGTTATACCTCAAAACTGGCAGGTACCGAAATGGGTATCAAAGAACCACAAGCTACTTTTTCGGCTTGTTTTGGGGCAGCTTTTTTGCCTTTACACCCTCTAAAATATGCCGATTTGTTGGGCAAAAAAATCAACGATGGCGAAGTGAATGTATGGCTTATTAATACTGGCTGGACAGGTGGCCCGTATGGTGTTGGTTCTCGAATGAAGCTGAAATATACCCGTGCTATGATTCATGCGGCACTAGATGGCAAGTTTGGCAATATTGCTTTTGAAAACCATGCCGTATTTGGTATCGAAATACCCACTGAATGCCCTAATGTTCCTACCGAGATTTTGAACCCTATCAATACTTGGGAAAGCCCCGAAGCATATACCGATAAAGCAAAATATCTTGAAGGTTTATTTGAAGAGAATTATCATAAATACATGAAGTAATTGAGCAAAATAAAAGGTAATGGCCTGATGAAATAAAGTTTGCCTTAACCTCCGCAAAGGTTTTCCATTGCGGAGGTTTGCAAGGGTATTGGGCTTGGCAAAACAATACAAATATTGGAGTTTAATCAACTTATCTATTTTACGCTGGGTACATCTTTAACTAATATTTATGCTTCATCAAGCTATTGCTATCCGTAACCTATGAAATAAAAGAAGTTTTTTGGGTAAATCGGCCTTTGGTCGGATTACCCAATAGCTTTTTGGTAGATTATGAACCGACTTTCTAGGTATAAATGGTTGAGAAATATTGGATAGCGATTTTATTTCGGAATGATTGGGTTTGTAACTCGTTTTGAAAATAAAGAATGAAGTCATTTCCGAATTCAGTGCCTCTACATCTGGTATAACATCTAAACTTTTGTATACCGCTAACCTACCATCACAGGATGGACTAGGAGAGTTGGTTGAATTATTTGTTATAGGTTTGCAACAAGAAGTAAGCATGTAAGTGTAGTTAAAGACTTGTGTTTTGGTAATTAACTTATAATCAATTGTTTAATAATAGAGTATAATACTATGGTTGATTGTCTTTCCTGCTTATCTAAGTAAGTAAAATAAAAATTCAGCCATAGAATTATATCTTTTTATAACACATCAATTTGCTCAATTACTCAACTAATGTACCAATTATAAATCACCGATAAAGAAGTTTTAAACCAAGAAAGACTATGACTACAGAATCGACTCTTGCTCTCCCAGTTGGCACAACGCTCGACCGTTTCATTATGCGTCAGCAAGAATCATTTGCCTATGCAAAAGGCGAATTGTCGCAATTATTACGAGATATTGCTTTGGCTTCCAAGATTGTTGGACGAGAAATCAATCGGGCTGGGCTTACTGATATTACAGGAGCGTTTGGGCGTGATAATATTCAAGGTGAAAGCCAACAAAAATTAGACGTAATTGCTAATATTCGTTTTAAAAGAGCTTTGATTAATGGAGGAGAAGTATGTGGGATTCTTTCGGAAGAAGAGGACGATATTATTCAAACCAACAATTATAATGGCAAATACGTAGTGGCAATCGACCCACTCGATGGTTCATCGAATATCGACGTGAATGTTTCTATTGGTACAATTTTCTCGATTTATCGTCGTGTAAGCCCCATAGGCACACCTGCTACTTTCGAGGATTTTATGCAAGGAGGACGTAGGCAGGCAGCCGCAGGCTATATTTTGTATGGTTCTTCTACCGTAATGGTATACACAACAGGCAAAGGGGTCAATTGTTTTACTTACGAAAACTCGTTGGGAGAATTCTTTTTTTCTAATGCCAATATTCAGATGCCCGTTACGGGTAAAATATATTCTATTAACGATGCCTATTACGATGAATTTGCCCCTTCAATCAAATCGTTCATTGCCGATATGCGTGTGTCGTCGGGTGCAATGGCTCGTTATATAGGCTCGTTGGTAGGAGATTTTCATAGAAATTTGTTGAAAGGGGGGATTTATCTATATCCACCTACTCAGAAGGCAAAAGAAGGCAAACTACGTTTATTGTATGAATGTTATCCTTTGGCCTTGATACTTGAGCAAGCTGGAGGGCGTGCAATCGATGGCACTCAAAATATCTTAGATATTGTACCTACCAAAGTACATCAGCGTTGTGTGGCGTATTTAGGTTCAAAAAACTTGATTGACGATTTGGAACAACGGGTATTGAATGTATAAGTAGGAGTGTTGGCCTACAAGCGTAGGAGTTGCTACCAAGTAATTATTGTCATAAAAAGCTGGGAGTTATTTTACATTCATTAAAGTTTGGATAAACGTTGAGTTATCCCGAATTTTGGGAAAATTTACAAGAAAGACCTTATTGGCTATTAATCAAAAAAGGTGGTTGAAAAACTAATTTCGACCACCTTTTTTGATTAAAAAAATCGGTATGACTTATGTTTTATTTATAATACCCATGAAAATTTATATTCACAGGTTGGTATTTTAGTTCTTTCTGCAATTTTCAAGAATCGACTTGGCAAGCCCATCACATAATCTTGTGCTTTACAAGCTTCGTCATTGAGCCCTGTCATGGTTGAAATATTCCAGTCTTTCAATAGCGATTCCATAATTGAAATATAATCCTTGGTTGTGTATACCCCAATCCGTTGAGCAGCATCTGAAAAGTGACCAAACACACTCGACTGCTCGCCGTTCATTTCACGCAAAAAGTGGGCAGGCATAACAATTTTTTGTTTCATCATCTGAGCAAAAGCAATCATCATTTCAGAAGGGTCTATTTCAAAAATAGCCGAAATAAAAGCACGGTATGCCTTGGCGTGTCGTAGTTCATCGGCAGCAATTTGTCCACAAATTCTAGAAAGCAATGAACTACCATAATTTTTGGCCAACGAGGCAGTTCTACGGTGAGAAATATTGGTAGCTAATTCTTGAAAAGAGGTATAAACAAAGCTTTTGTAAGGGTCTTGAGCAGTACCAATATCAAAGCCATCTGCAATTAGGTACTGCGTTGATGTTTCAACGGCACGCATATTTACTTTTCCTGAAAGATAAAGAAAGCGGTTGAGTAAGTCGCCATGTCGGTTTTCTTCGGCTGTCCAAGCCTTTACCCATCTTGCCCAGCCATTATTATCTAAGGGTTTTACACCTTCTACACACATCAACCAAGATTCGTAAGTGGGTAAAGCTTCTTCGGTAATGGTATCGCCAATCAAAACAGCCCAATAGTCGTAAGGAAGCTCTTTACAGGCTTTTTGTAGCTCTTTTATTTCATCAAAGAAATTATCGTTACTTGCATCGGGTAAGAAATCGGTAGGTTGCCAGTTGGTATCAATCGGAATAATATAGTCTTCCAAAAATGAGGGCATCCTAGTGGCAAGATGATTCATTACTTCGATACGGGTATGTAGTTTTTGCATTAGAAAAAGATGGTATAATTCATGAGGTAGTTAGGTAATTTAATTTGGAGTTAAGGTTATTTTGACCCAAAAAAAATAAAAAAACGATACCCCTATTGTAACAAAGATAACGAAATAAAACCAATAGCTAAGGATATTTTAATTATTATTAGATTAAAAAAAAATCTCTAAAAAATATCATATTTCTTAGAGATTTATATCGTTTTCTGTAATACAAACGAACTACAACTGTTTTTATTCTTTGAAGCTGTTGAAACTTCTTGAAGGTTAATTCAAAAATTTGTTAGTAGTACACAATGCCCTATGATTGTATGTAAAAACAGGTTTTTCTGTGGTATAAAAGCTTGAACAGTTGCGTTACTAAATACTGTAAGTCACAGAGTTGCCTCTGATGTGTATGATATAACCCTGTGACCTTTCGAGAACTTATCTTAATCTATATATCGCTTGGCAATAGGAGCGTAGCTATCGACACGGCGGTCACGCAAATAAGGCCAAGTGCTGCGATAATATTCGGTTTTGTCCAAATCTATTTCCTGAACATGTACTTCTTCTTGGTCGTGCGAACCTAAATACAGCAATGTACCAAATGGATTACTCACAAAACTACCTCCCCAAAACTGCTGGTCGGCTTCGCGGCCTACCCGATTAACCGACACCACATGAACGCCATTGGCTACTGCATGCGAACGCTGTATAGTTTGCCAAGCATTGTATTGTTCACGGTTGATAGATGCCTCTGTTTCGTTGGTATCCCAGCCTATGGCTGTTGGGTAAAACAAAATCTCTGCACCTTTCAAGGCCGTAATCCTCGAAGCTTCTGGATACCACTGATCCCAGCAAATCAAAACGCCAATTTTGGCAAATTTGGTTTCAAAAACCTTGTATCCCGAATCCTCAGGCGAAGCATCGCCAGGAGTAAAATAAAATTTCTCATAATACCCTGGGTCGTCGGGAATGTGCATTTTACGATATTTGCCCAAATACGAGCCATCGGCATCCAACACAGCCGTTGTATTATGATAAAGCCCTGCTGCTCTTTTTTCAAAAAGGGATGCTATAATTACTACGCCCAATTCTTGGGCAATAGCTGAAAGGGTATCGGTAGAGGGCCCAGGAATAGGCTCGGCTAATTTAAAATTTTCGTGGTCTTCTACATCGCAGAAATATAGAGAAGTAAATAATTCTTGCAAACAAACGATGTTTGCACCTTTTGCAGCGGCTTCACGAATACCAGCTATTGCTTTCTGCATATTAGCCGATACATCGGCCGAACAAGACATTTGAACAAGTCCTATGTTTACTTTTTTCATTTTGAAGATGAGTTGGGGATTATACCACAACTTTTATACGGATTTATTTTAAATTCTGATTCAAGTTGGGGGCGAAATCCCCCGAGCTTTTATCTTGATAATTACCTGATAATCAATGCATGGCTCTAGGAATCAGTGCTTTTGTTTAGCCTATTTACCAAGCTTGGGAGTTGCTCAAAGCTCAGGTCGTTGGTACATTTAAAATGCCCTAAAGGACATTTGTCGTAACCTATTTTAGAACATGGCCGACAATTAAGTGATGTATTTTCAATATTGACAAAGGGTGTTTGGTACGGATACATCCCAAATTCGGGAACAGTATTGCCCCAAATGGCTACGACTTTCTTTTTCAGTGCCGCAGCTACGTGCATCATTCCTGTATCGTGACTAATGACCCATTGGGCTTGTTTGAGTAATGATGCCGACTGGTTCAAGTTACAATTACCACAGGTATTCAAAATACTACGCCCCTCTTTTTCTAGTGCTTCTACGATAGCATTTGCGACTAAAATATCCTCTTTGCCTCCAATCAATACCAATGGCTCATGTACCTGTCGGCACAAGGCTAACATTTGTAAATGAGGCAATTTCTTGGTTGTATGCTGGCCACCAATGGCGTATACCACAAAGCCTTGTTGGAATGCTTGGGGTAGCCAATGGCGAGGTAGTTCGTCTTTTTCAGGAATAAAATAATCCAAACCCCGATTATCATTTTGAATTCCCAACGATGCCACAGTGTTCATATAGCGGTTTACGATATGTACATTGGGCATTAGATTTTTCTTTAGTTTAACATAAATCCACTTTCTAAGATTCAATTTATCAAAACTAAAAGCTTTTACCTGAAGCCGAAATTTGATGATTTGGGTACGAAGATTGTTGTGTAAATCAATGACGTAATCAAATTTCTCTGCTTTCAATTGGGCAATTAAGGTAGATAACGAACCGTCCAATACATGGGTTTTGTCAACGTATGGATTGTTCTGTAAAAGCGATTGAAAGTTTTTTTTCGTAGCAAAATGTACTTCTGCATTAGGAAACTGCAATTTGACACAACGAATAACTGGAGTGGTTAATACGATGTCACCAATCGACGAAAAGCGAAGGATTAAGAATTTGGTCTTGGGCATTTTTGCCATTTTAATTTTTTGGCAAAGATAAAAAAATAATAGGCATCCCTCAACAAAGGGGATGCCTATTAATAAGATTACCTAACCACTAATTGTTATTTGAATGTAATTTTCTCATATCTAAATGAGAACTTCTTGCCTTTGAATATAAAAAGAATATTGTACCGACAAGGGCGTTGTTTTGTCAATCGCTGATATGAGTTTACCAATATGCCGTATCAATTGGACTAAAGCCATGCTTATTTTACTAACGTATATCTAAGCTTACCTCGTTTGGCTTCAAGGCAGTCATTCGAGTTTTTGTCTTTGAGTGTACACGTTATATCGTAGATTTTGAGGGTGTTACCCATAAACTGAAAGGCGAAGTCTTGTCCCTTTTGTAAATCTTTGGTTTTGCCAAGTATAATTTGGTCAAAGCCGTAGCTTCCGCCAAAATAATCATATTGAGGAAAGTAGTAACTATAGCCTGCCAAGCCCGAAACCTTGCCATCGGCCGAAAAGGTAACTTTTTGACCATTGAGTAAGTATGTTCCTTGAAACAAAAGTTCTTCTACAAAACGAGTATTATCACGAGTTTTGAGTTTTAGGAAGGTATCTTTCCCAACTTTGATTTTTTGGTTTGTGGTCAATATACTCAAATTACCAAGTTTATGTACTGGTTCGGTATGCCAAACTTCGTATTGAGTACCCTTTTTTTTGAGGATAATAGATTCGCCTTCATGAAAATTCCAGCCAATCATATTGTTTTGAGTAGCCGAACTTGAGAACGAAATATTGCTCAATCTAGCAAGTTGTTGAGCCTTATAAGGTGATTTACTTTTGCGAATTTCATTGACATAACGCTCATTAATCCATAGCCCAGCAAAGGGGTTACTAGCGTTTTGGGCGTATAATTGATAACAAACAACTATTGTTATCAAGAGTGTTTTTAAGGTTTTTTGTATCATTTTTAAGATTTTTTGAGGTTCTGGCTAAACCAAGTTGTGCAATTATTACAAATATCCACAAGAAAAGGAATAACTTTGTAGAATGAGTTTGGATTTATAGTAAACGGTAAATGAATGCCATGTTGTTCTATACAATCAGCATTCGGCAATCACTGAATATATACCCTCAAGGTATCTTTGCCCGATATGAATATCTACAAGCTTGAAGATTGATTTTGATAACCGAAAAAACAATGGCTGAACAAAAACAAGATACCGCATCTGCATTAAAAGACATTATTTCACATGCCAAAGAATATGGCTTCGTGTTTCCTTCTTCTGAGATTTATGATGGTTTACAAGCCGTATACGATTACGGTCAAAACGGTGTTGAGCTAAAAAATAATCTTAAAACGTTGTGGTGGAAAGCTATGACGATGTTGAACGACAACGTAGTGGGTATTGATGCTTCCATTTTTATGCACCCACTTACTTGGAAAGCCTCGGGTCACGTAGATTCGTTCAACGACCCAATGATTGATAACAAAGATTCAAAAAAACGTTATCGTGCCGACCAACTCCTAGAAGCCAAAGCCGAACAGTATGAGGCTGAGGGTACTCCTGAAAAAGGCAAAGCTTTATTACAAGAAATGGCAAGGTTGTTGGATGCAGGCGAATTGGACGGTGTGCGTCAGTTGATTATTGATGAGGGTATCAAATGCCCTATTTCGGGTACAAGCAACTGGACAGATGTACGCCAATTTAACCTCATGTTTTCTACACAAGTAGGAGCGGTGTCGGAAGATGCGTCGTTGATTTACCTTCGTCCCGAAACAGCACAAGGTATTTTTGTCAACTTCCTGAATGTTCAGAAGTCTGGTCGTATGAAAGTACCTTTTGGTATTGCTCAAATCGGTAAAGCGTTTCGTAACGAGATTGTAGCTCGTAACTTCATTTTCCGTATGCGTGAATTTGAACAAATGGAAATGCAGTTTTTCTGCCGCCCTGGTACCGAAATGCACTGGTATAATACTTGGAAAGAAACTCGTTTGAAATTTCATAAAGCTATTGGTTTGCCAGCAGCAAAATTAAAATACCACGACCACGAAAAATTGGCTCACTATGCCAATGCGGCTGTAGATATTGAATTCCAGTTCCCATTTGGTTTCAAAGAAATGGAGGGTATTCATTCAAGAACAGCTTTCGACTTAACTGCCCACCAAACGCTTTCTAAAAAGAAGCAACAATATTTTGATGCCGATTTAGACGAAAATGGTAAGCCCTACGGAAATTATATTCCTTATGTTGTAGAAACGTCTGTGGGTGCCGACCGCCTGTTTTTAGCGGTACTTTGCAATGCTTACACCAACGAAGTAGTTGGTGAAGGGGAAAATGCCAAAGAAAGAACTTACCTGAAGTTTCACCCAACGGTAGCTCCTATTAAAGCAGCGGTATTGCCATTGGTGAAAAAAGATGGATTGGCCGAAAAAGCACAAGAGATTTTTCATTCATTAAAACGTTCGTTTAATACTACTTACGATGACGGTGGAGCAATCGGAAAACGTTATACTCGCCAAGACTTGATAGGTACACCATTCTGTATTGCTGTAGATTACCAAACAATGGAAGATAACACCGTAACTATTCGTCACCGAGACTCGATGGAACAAGAACGTGTAGCCATTGCCGATTTGCGTGAAAAAATCGGTTATGCTGTTTCGATGGAAAGAGTATTTGAGCAATTATAAGATTAAAATAAGTTAAATAATAACCCAAAAGCCCCTAGAAAAGTATTTCTAGGGGCTTTTGGGTTATTATACTACCGTAAACTAAGTTATAGGGAGTTTTGCACAAAAAAATGGAGGATAGGTTTTTTAACTAACTATTTTTTCTAGTAATTTGTACTTGACAAGTTAGAGTCGTATTATACAACCTATTAAATAAAAATAGCTGTCAAAATTTTAAAAGTACAAGTTGCTATTATTGATATTTTATTGGATGTACGAATTATCATTGGTCCAGATATATCTTAAAATGGAGTATTACTCCCTTTTAAAGAGGAATGTTTGAAGACCCAACAACCTTTCGACTTGTTGTATTCAGTGGTATTTTAACCCTATAGGAAGGAAAAGAGTAAGACTCGGAAGTTAGAAGAGGACAATCTGCTAATCAACAAGGTTATTGTATTTGTGTTTTTTATCGTCTAATAGTTAATATCTAAAATCTACCATGCAATTTTTTAAGAAAGTTACATTCTCGACTCAGCAGGATACCATTGCCGAGCTAAAAGAAGCTTTAAATGAATACGGTGTTGTTCATTTATCCAATTATAACCTCGATTTGTCTCTTCATGAGTTCTATCAAAATCTGTCTGATGAAATAGGGAAAGCCTTCAGTACCGACGAAGACTTGATAACGGGAAAAAGCCTTGAAAACCGTTGGATAGA
The DNA window shown above is from Flectobacillus major DSM 103 and carries:
- the aceA gene encoding isocitrate lyase, producing the protein MKISQEERIQQLVTDWSTNPRWEGIERPYSAEEVARLAGSYKLDYSIARMGAERLWDLLKKDKWVAGLGALTGNQAVQEVQAGMKAIYLSGWQVAADANLSGNMYPDQSLYPADSVPAVVKRINNALLRADQIQNVNGDGDTHWMVPIVADAEAGFGGNLNAFELMKWMIEAGASGVHFEDQLSSAKKCGHLGGKVLVPTQEAINKLVAARLAADVLGVPTLVIARTDAEAANLITSDIDERDLKFIQADKGRTSEGFFHVKNGLEQGIDRGISYAPYSDLIWMETGNPDIGMAREFAQGIHAKYPGKMLAYNCSPSFNWAKFMDVNKMETFREELADLGYKFQFITLAGFHALNTAMFELSSAYVKRGMAGFSELQQREFALQAEGFKAVKHQAFVGTGYFDAIQNTVTGGLASTGALKGSTEEEQFH
- the pckA gene encoding phosphoenolpyruvate carboxykinase (ATP), which translates into the protein MKHDMLAVDLSKTAKPTVNHPVFKQHGNTLLNLRVPALIEEALNNKEGVLTDSGAFMCDTGKFTGRSPKDKFCVYDDKTAETVWWGDINHSFDADKFEALYQKMIAFVADKKLYARYSYACASPKHRLNVLVINTLAWHNLFCNHLFLRPEEDELDTFEPEWVILNVPEFEAIPEVDGTRQGNFTIIDFTRKIILIGGTGYAGEMKKGIFTVLNYILPQEKQVLSMHCSANIGQKGDTALFFGLSGTGKTTLSADPERKLIGDDEHGWSDDEVFNFEGGCYAKVINLSAEQEPEIFGAIRYGSILENTRFIEGTSTVDYTNQSVTENTRTAYPISYIPNVAKPSIGSAPKNIFFLTADAFGVLPPIARLNKEQAMFYFVSGYTSKLAGTEMGIKEPQATFSACFGAAFLPLHPLKYADLLGKKINDGEVNVWLINTGWTGGPYGVGSRMKLKYTRAMIHAALDGKFGNIAFENHAVFGIEIPTECPNVPTEILNPINTWESPEAYTDKAKYLEGLFEENYHKYMK
- the fbp gene encoding class 1 fructose-bisphosphatase, which gives rise to MTTESTLALPVGTTLDRFIMRQQESFAYAKGELSQLLRDIALASKIVGREINRAGLTDITGAFGRDNIQGESQQKLDVIANIRFKRALINGGEVCGILSEEEDDIIQTNNYNGKYVVAIDPLDGSSNIDVNVSIGTIFSIYRRVSPIGTPATFEDFMQGGRRQAAAGYILYGSSTVMVYTTGKGVNCFTYENSLGEFFFSNANIQMPVTGKIYSINDAYYDEFAPSIKSFIADMRVSSGAMARYIGSLVGDFHRNLLKGGIYLYPPTQKAKEGKLRLLYECYPLALILEQAGGRAIDGTQNILDIVPTKVHQRCVAYLGSKNLIDDLEQRVLNV
- a CDS encoding acyl-ACP desaturase, producing the protein MQKLHTRIEVMNHLATRMPSFLEDYIIPIDTNWQPTDFLPDASNDNFFDEIKELQKACKELPYDYWAVLIGDTITEEALPTYESWLMCVEGVKPLDNNGWARWVKAWTAEENRHGDLLNRFLYLSGKVNMRAVETSTQYLIADGFDIGTAQDPYKSFVYTSFQELATNISHRRTASLAKNYGSSLLSRICGQIAADELRHAKAYRAFISAIFEIDPSEMMIAFAQMMKQKIVMPAHFLREMNGEQSSVFGHFSDAAQRIGVYTTKDYISIMESLLKDWNISTMTGLNDEACKAQDYVMGLPSRFLKIAERTKIPTCEYKFSWVL
- a CDS encoding carbon-nitrogen hydrolase — encoded protein: MKKVNIGLVQMSCSADVSANMQKAIAGIREAAAKGANIVCLQELFTSLYFCDVEDHENFKLAEPIPGPSTDTLSAIAQELGVVIIASLFEKRAAGLYHNTTAVLDADGSYLGKYRKMHIPDDPGYYEKFYFTPGDASPEDSGYKVFETKFAKIGVLICWDQWYPEASRITALKGAEILFYPTAIGWDTNETEASINREQYNAWQTIQRSHAVANGVHVVSVNRVGREADQQFWGGSFVSNPFGTLLYLGSHDQEEVHVQEIDLDKTEYYRSTWPYLRDRRVDSYAPIAKRYID
- a CDS encoding glycosyltransferase family 9 protein, coding for MPKTKFLILRFSSIGDIVLTTPVIRCVKLQFPNAEVHFATKKNFQSLLQNNPYVDKTHVLDGSLSTLIAQLKAEKFDYVIDLHNNLRTQIIKFRLQVKAFSFDKLNLRKWIYVKLKKNLMPNVHIVNRYMNTVASLGIQNDNRGLDYFIPEKDELPRHWLPQAFQQGFVVYAIGGQHTTKKLPHLQMLALCRQVHEPLVLIGGKEDILVANAIVEALEKEGRSILNTCGNCNLNQSASLLKQAQWVISHDTGMMHVAAALKKKVVAIWGNTVPEFGMYPYQTPFVNIENTSLNCRPCSKIGYDKCPLGHFKCTNDLSFEQLPSLVNRLNKSTDS
- a CDS encoding glycine--tRNA ligase — translated: MAEQKQDTASALKDIISHAKEYGFVFPSSEIYDGLQAVYDYGQNGVELKNNLKTLWWKAMTMLNDNVVGIDASIFMHPLTWKASGHVDSFNDPMIDNKDSKKRYRADQLLEAKAEQYEAEGTPEKGKALLQEMARLLDAGELDGVRQLIIDEGIKCPISGTSNWTDVRQFNLMFSTQVGAVSEDASLIYLRPETAQGIFVNFLNVQKSGRMKVPFGIAQIGKAFRNEIVARNFIFRMREFEQMEMQFFCRPGTEMHWYNTWKETRLKFHKAIGLPAAKLKYHDHEKLAHYANAAVDIEFQFPFGFKEMEGIHSRTAFDLTAHQTLSKKKQQYFDADLDENGKPYGNYIPYVVETSVGADRLFLAVLCNAYTNEVVGEGENAKERTYLKFHPTVAPIKAAVLPLVKKDGLAEKAQEIFHSLKRSFNTTYDDGGAIGKRYTRQDLIGTPFCIAVDYQTMEDNTVTIRHRDSMEQERVAIADLREKIGYAVSMERVFEQL